The following are from one region of the Candidatus Hydrogenedentota bacterium genome:
- a CDS encoding Gfo/Idh/MocA family oxidoreductase gives MSPIRVAVIGVGHLGYHHARNYAGLDGVELVGVVDTDDTNGAKAANDFQVPHFHDVKDVLALGIDAASVVVPTTLHHEMTLRLIDAGVDVLVEKPIAQDVENASHMVTAAHAAGRILQVGHIERFNGAVRALFDAVERPRFIECHRLSPYPNRGHDVSVVLDLMIHDLEIVLAMDGTQPESVDGVGVPVFSKYEDIANARIRFASGCVANLTCSRVSMDRMRKIRVFAPAMYASTDYSAEEVLIYRKMPGELAPGQNPMDLITVESLSVQHEEPLRLELASFIDCVRERTRPVVNGEDALNALKLAQQIIDSMRETP, from the coding sequence ATGTCACCTATTCGTGTCGCAGTTATTGGAGTAGGCCATCTCGGATATCATCATGCGCGCAACTATGCCGGTTTGGACGGGGTCGAACTCGTCGGGGTAGTGGATACGGACGATACGAACGGAGCCAAAGCGGCAAACGATTTCCAGGTCCCTCACTTCCATGACGTGAAAGATGTTCTGGCTCTCGGTATAGACGCGGCCAGCGTGGTTGTGCCAACAACGCTTCATCACGAAATGACGCTTCGCCTGATCGACGCAGGGGTGGATGTGCTTGTCGAGAAGCCCATTGCGCAGGATGTGGAGAACGCTTCACATATGGTTACGGCGGCCCATGCCGCAGGGCGCATTCTGCAGGTCGGACACATCGAACGCTTCAACGGCGCCGTGCGCGCTCTGTTTGACGCGGTCGAGAGACCCCGTTTCATCGAGTGCCACCGTCTGAGCCCCTATCCGAACCGCGGGCACGATGTCAGCGTCGTATTGGACCTCATGATCCACGATTTGGAGATCGTGCTCGCCATGGATGGCACCCAGCCGGAGTCCGTTGATGGCGTAGGCGTGCCGGTGTTTTCGAAATACGAGGACATCGCGAATGCCAGAATCCGTTTTGCATCGGGTTGTGTGGCCAATCTGACGTGCAGCCGGGTTTCGATGGACCGCATGCGCAAGATCCGTGTTTTCGCGCCCGCCATGTACGCCTCGACCGATTACTCGGCCGAGGAAGTGCTCATCTACCGCAAGATGCCGGGTGAACTGGCTCCCGGGCAGAATCCGATGGACCTCATAACGGTGGAATCGCTCTCGGTCCAGCATGAAGAACCATTACGCCTCGAACTTGCTTCGTTCATTGACTGTGTGCGGGAACGCACACGTCCGGTTGTCAATGGCGAGGATGCTCTCAACGCACTGAAACTGGCTCAGCAGATCATCGACAGCATGCGGGAGACCCCGTGA
- the lpxB gene encoding lipid-A-disaccharide synthase: MKRLFFVAGESSGDIHGANLIRALGSIAPDMRCEGLGGQHMAAAGMDLRYDLAEHAIMGFTEIVKSFGMVRRVFRETVARLEDTRPDALVLIDYPGFNLRLAGEAHRLGIPVIYYISPQVWAWKRGRIRTIARLVRKMLVILPFEPALYEEAGVDCTYVGHPLLDHLPTVKVNGSLRGKFVIGLLPGSRQQEIARLLPVMLEAGRDIQERYPEAFFVAPCVDTEREAQIRSLAGDFPLHILVGKTYEVLDAARFCIVASGTATVETALFGVPFVILYRVSALTYWIARALVRVDHIGLVNILAGKRIVPEFVQNEAMRARIVPTALELIDDTPARRRMLEELAAVRESLGGPGASQRAAAEIVRVVSETGDG, translated from the coding sequence GTGAAGCGGCTCTTCTTTGTAGCAGGGGAATCGTCCGGAGACATTCACGGCGCCAACCTTATCCGGGCGCTGGGTTCCATTGCTCCGGATATGCGTTGCGAGGGGCTGGGAGGACAGCACATGGCCGCAGCCGGCATGGATCTGCGCTACGATCTGGCCGAGCATGCGATCATGGGGTTTACGGAGATCGTCAAATCGTTCGGAATGGTCCGCCGTGTCTTCCGCGAAACGGTGGCCCGTCTCGAAGACACGCGGCCGGATGCGCTGGTGCTGATTGATTATCCGGGTTTCAACTTGCGCCTGGCGGGCGAAGCACACCGGCTGGGCATCCCGGTTATTTACTACATCAGCCCGCAAGTTTGGGCCTGGAAGCGCGGGCGTATCCGCACGATCGCGCGGCTGGTGCGCAAGATGCTTGTAATTCTGCCGTTTGAACCGGCATTGTATGAGGAAGCGGGCGTTGATTGCACATACGTCGGGCACCCGCTGCTTGATCATCTTCCCACCGTGAAGGTGAACGGGAGCCTGCGAGGCAAGTTCGTGATCGGCCTGCTGCCGGGAAGCCGCCAGCAAGAGATAGCGCGCCTGTTGCCGGTTATGCTCGAGGCCGGGCGCGATATTCAGGAGCGATACCCCGAGGCCTTTTTCGTGGCGCCGTGCGTGGACACGGAGCGGGAAGCGCAGATCCGGTCCCTGGCGGGCGATTTTCCGCTGCACATCCTTGTTGGGAAAACGTACGAGGTTCTCGATGCGGCCCGTTTTTGCATCGTAGCTTCCGGAACAGCCACGGTCGAGACAGCTCTCTTCGGGGTGCCGTTCGTGATTCTGTACAGAGTCAGTGCCCTGACGTATTGGATTGCCCGGGCGCTCGTGCGCGTGGACCATATCGGCTTGGTCAATATTCTGGCTGGCAAACGCATCGTCCCGGAGTTTGTTCAGAACGAGGCGATGCGAGCACGCATCGTGCCAACGGCGCTGGAGCTGATAGACGACACGCCGGCGAGACGCCGGATGCTCGAGGAGTTGGCTGCGGTGCGGGAGTCGTTAGGCGGACCCGGCGCTTCGCAACGGGCTGCCGCGGAAATCGTCAGGGTTGTCTCGGAGACGGGCGATGGCTGA
- the polA gene encoding DNA polymerase I, with translation MAEKLFLIDGSAFAYRSFYAIRGLTDSRGRPTNAVFGFARMLAKLLREHEPDYVAVAFDAQGKTFRNDLYPEYKANREEIPEDLAAQFPFIDRVVEAFSLPILRVPGVEADDVMGTLARTATAAGLETVLVTSDKDLLQLVNEHVRVYDPNKEAEKAWAGIEQVRERFGVEPAHVVDALALMGDASDNVPGVTMIGPVAAKKLLAQYQTLEGVYEHLAEIKGKQRENLEREREQAFLSRQLATIDTSVSLNASLEDLRRRPADVARLVEVFSEFELHSLVEEFVPEPTEQAAKEDYVVVSDEAALRAVAAEMRRAGTFAVDTETTSVDPMRAELVGISLCCAPGRAYYVPVGHRAPGAPGELEGLDAPGPLNQMDCAAALEILRPILEDGSVKKIGHNIKYDLEVLSRAGIALGGIVLDTMVASYLTDPSRLRHNLSEVSLYYLKRKMIPIADLIGKGSRQITFDRVPIDKACQYACEDADMTWRLGDRFGALLRDQGLEALFTEVELPLIAVLARMEQAGIAIDEGLFRSLGEEVRERLEALEQEIFALAGESFLLNSPKQLQQILFDKLGLPTMRRTKTGYSTDVEVLEQLARKHELPRKMLEYRVLEKLRGTYIETLPKLVNPDTGRIHTSFNQTVAATGRLSSSDPNLQNIPVRTEMGRRIRQGFIAGSREMKLISADYSQVELRILAHLSGDPALHEAFARGADIHSDTAARIFGVMPELVTPEMRRQAKAVNFGVVYGISAFGLSKNLGISRAEAARFIESYFRQYPGVGAWIDRTLEEAREKGYVTTLLQRRRPVPDLNSKNNTTRRAAERVAINTPVQGSAADIIKLAMVQLDAALRGSRSRMLLQVHDELVVESPAAEAEETAATVKRIMEEALPLAAPLKVDIGIGDNWAQIH, from the coding sequence ATGGCTGAAAAACTGTTCTTGATTGACGGCAGCGCTTTCGCGTACCGGTCTTTCTACGCGATCCGGGGATTGACGGATTCGCGGGGCCGCCCCACCAACGCGGTGTTCGGCTTCGCGCGCATGCTGGCCAAACTCCTGCGGGAACATGAGCCCGATTACGTAGCGGTGGCATTCGACGCCCAGGGCAAAACGTTCCGCAACGATCTGTATCCCGAATACAAAGCCAACCGTGAAGAAATCCCCGAAGACCTGGCCGCACAGTTTCCCTTCATCGACCGGGTCGTGGAAGCCTTCTCGCTGCCAATTCTGCGGGTGCCGGGCGTGGAAGCCGACGACGTGATGGGCACCCTGGCGCGTACCGCAACCGCCGCGGGCCTCGAGACGGTGCTGGTCACGAGTGACAAGGATCTGCTCCAGCTTGTCAACGAACACGTGCGCGTGTACGACCCCAATAAGGAGGCCGAAAAGGCTTGGGCCGGCATCGAGCAGGTTCGGGAACGTTTTGGCGTCGAGCCCGCGCATGTGGTCGATGCCTTGGCCCTGATGGGTGACGCTTCCGACAATGTGCCTGGAGTGACCATGATTGGCCCCGTCGCGGCAAAGAAACTTCTGGCCCAGTACCAAACGCTCGAAGGCGTTTACGAGCACCTCGCGGAAATAAAGGGGAAACAGCGGGAGAACCTCGAAAGAGAGCGCGAGCAGGCCTTCTTAAGCCGGCAACTGGCGACCATTGACACGAGTGTGTCCCTCAACGCCAGCCTGGAAGACCTGCGGCGGCGCCCCGCGGATGTGGCTCGGCTCGTCGAGGTGTTTTCGGAGTTCGAGCTTCACTCGCTCGTCGAAGAGTTCGTGCCCGAGCCCACCGAACAGGCCGCCAAAGAGGACTATGTAGTCGTTTCTGACGAAGCCGCGCTTCGGGCTGTCGCCGCTGAAATGCGGCGGGCCGGCACGTTTGCCGTTGACACCGAAACCACCTCCGTAGACCCCATGCGGGCCGAGTTGGTCGGCATTTCGTTGTGTTGCGCTCCCGGCAGAGCGTATTACGTGCCTGTAGGGCACCGCGCCCCCGGCGCGCCCGGCGAGCTGGAGGGACTGGATGCCCCGGGGCCCCTGAACCAGATGGACTGTGCCGCGGCGCTCGAGATCCTCCGGCCCATCCTCGAGGACGGTTCTGTCAAGAAAATAGGCCACAACATCAAATACGACCTCGAAGTCCTGTCGCGAGCGGGAATTGCGCTGGGCGGCATTGTCCTTGATACTATGGTCGCATCGTATTTGACAGACCCGTCCCGGCTGAGGCATAATCTAAGTGAAGTAAGTCTCTACTACCTCAAGCGCAAGATGATCCCCATTGCCGATTTAATCGGCAAAGGGTCCAGGCAAATTACCTTCGATAGAGTCCCCATCGACAAGGCATGCCAGTATGCATGCGAAGATGCGGATATGACGTGGCGGCTCGGGGACCGGTTTGGCGCGTTGTTGCGCGACCAGGGACTCGAGGCGCTTTTCACGGAGGTAGAGCTTCCTCTCATAGCGGTGCTTGCCCGCATGGAGCAGGCAGGCATTGCCATTGATGAAGGCCTCTTCCGCTCGTTAGGGGAAGAGGTGCGGGAGCGGTTAGAAGCACTCGAGCAGGAGATTTTTGCTCTGGCGGGGGAGTCGTTCTTGCTGAACTCGCCCAAGCAGCTCCAGCAGATCCTGTTCGACAAGCTCGGCCTGCCGACGATGCGGCGCACAAAGACGGGCTATTCGACGGATGTCGAGGTACTTGAGCAGCTGGCGAGGAAACATGAGCTTCCCCGAAAGATGCTTGAGTACCGGGTGCTCGAGAAGCTTCGGGGCACGTATATTGAAACGCTTCCCAAACTTGTGAACCCGGACACGGGGAGGATTCATACGTCGTTCAATCAGACCGTGGCGGCCACGGGACGGTTATCGAGCAGCGACCCGAATCTTCAGAATATCCCGGTACGGACGGAGATGGGCAGGCGGATTCGACAGGGCTTCATCGCGGGCTCTCGGGAGATGAAGCTGATTTCCGCCGACTACTCGCAAGTTGAATTACGCATTCTCGCGCACCTTTCCGGGGATCCCGCGCTGCATGAAGCGTTCGCTCGAGGCGCCGATATTCACAGTGACACGGCGGCGCGCATTTTCGGCGTAATGCCCGAGTTGGTAACTCCGGAGATGCGGCGGCAAGCCAAAGCGGTGAATTTCGGAGTGGTTTATGGGATCAGCGCGTTCGGCCTGTCGAAAAACCTGGGAATTTCCCGCGCCGAAGCCGCCCGGTTCATCGAGAGCTATTTCAGGCAGTACCCGGGGGTGGGCGCGTGGATTGACCGGACCCTGGAAGAAGCCCGTGAAAAGGGGTATGTGACGACACTGCTGCAGCGCCGGCGGCCGGTCCCGGATTTGAACAGCAAGAACAACACAACGCGCCGCGCGGCGGAGCGCGTGGCCATTAATACGCCGGTTCAAGGCAGCGCGGCCGACATCATCAAGCTGGCGATGGTCCAGCTGGATGCGGCCCTCCGGGGCAGCCGATCGCGGATGTTATTGCAGGTTCATGACGAGTTGGTGGTTGAATCGCCGGCCGCGGAGGCCGAAGAAACGGCGGCG